CATTTCTCTTCGATTGAATAAGAGCCTGCCCGTCACGTCATAGCTGTACGTTTCACGGACCTGCGGTGAGTTCTTATTCGATTTCGTGGCTAAAGGCCTTGTTACAGACCAATTCCATTTGGTGCGGATAGTTGAAGGCTGCCGGAACCTGGGGTCGCACAGAGCCTTCCATCTGCTCCTCGACCGCTCCAATGCTCAAATATTGAACAGCACCGGACATTCAGTGCGGGCGATTGTAGTTAGCTAGCGATGTATAAACCATGTCTGATAAAGAAATAATTTTTATCGATTACAGCAATAATCCTTCACCATTCCTGTAAAGGTTCGCGACTTTATCGCGTTGGATTCTCAACAAAAACCACAAAAATTGCGCTGTTATTGGGCAGATTGCCACTCCCCTTACGGCTTGTAAGGGCATGGCAAACGCAGCGAAGTGCCCATAAAACAAGGCATTTACACAACGCTTGTGGGCTGAAACTCCACGGGTTTGGCGGTGTCTTTCAAGCCACGAAGTGACAGCACAATTTGCACGGCAGATGCAAATTCGGAGGCCGCTTCGGCGAGTCAGAAACCATCTGCGACCGCCTCCGTGTGACAACATGTCGCACACTGCGCGCACCATTCTTTGCCGCTCGTCACGGCTCCTTCACAAATCCCCACACACAAAAACGCCCCGGCCTCCACTCAAGGAGACCGGGGCGTTTTGTTGAACGGGTTCAGGCTTTGGGGTGGCGATTGCGATAGATGCACAACGGCACCAGGATCACCGTCAGCACGAAGGCCACCAAGGCCCATTGCGCCAGCGAAAGGCCGAGGATGGGCGGATAGGGCGTGCTGCAGAAGCCGTCGACCTGAAAGCCCAGGGGAAACACTTTGGCCAGGGGCAGCTCATCGACGATCGGCTGCAACACATCGATGCCGCAGCTGACCTGAGGGAAGAACTGGGTGTACACGTGATGACCGGCCGCGGCCACGCCGCCCAAGGCGCTGAGGACCACCAGCCCTTCAAAGAACGTGACGGCTCCCTTGGTACGCATCGCGGCGCCGATGAACGCAAAGAGCGCAATCAGCAGCAAGGCGTAGCGCTGCAGGATGCACAGCGGGCACGGCGCTTCGCCCAACACCACTTGCATGTACAGCGCGCCGCCGATCAGCGCCAGGCAGATGATGCCCAGCAACACCAGAAAGCGCCGCTCCCTGCCCAAACGCATTTCGTCACTCATCCCCGTTTCCCTTTCTTTGTTGTGCCAATGGCGCAAGTTTACACACAGGCACCCGTTAAAACAGAGAGGGGTTAACAACGGATTAATCAGGAAAAATGAAGCGTTAAATGTGGGAGGGGGCTTGCCCCCGATAGCAGTGGATCAGCCAGCTTATGGGCAACTGACCCAGCGCCATCGGGGGCAAGCCCCCTCCCACATGGTTAAGCGTGTTACTCCAGGGCGGCAGCCGGGCCGAAGAATTCGTAGCGGCTCTGTTTCTCCGGTACACCCAGGGCCTTGAGGTGGCGCTTGATCGCCGCCATGAAGCCTTTAGGGCCCAGGAAGTAGGCATCAATGTCACGCTGCTCGGGCAGCCACGCGGCCAGTTGCTCCTGGCTCAGCAGGCCGACGGTGTCCGCCGCCGGGCTCACGCCGTCATCCTCGGCGTAGCAGTAGAAGCGCTTGAGCTGCGGGTGCCTGGCCGCCAGGGTGTCCACCCAGTCACGGAACGCATGCACCGAGCCGTTACGCGCACAGTGGATAAAGTGCACGGGGCGCTCGGTGGCCAGTGCCGCTTCGAGCATCGGCAGGGTGGGCGTAATGCCCACACCGCCGCTGATCAGCACCAGCGGCTTATCGCTGCCGGCCAGGGTGAACTCGCCGGCAGGCGGGAACAGGTCAATGCTCGCGCCGACCTGCAGCTGGTCATGCAGGTAGTTGGACACCCGCCCACCGGCTTCGCGCTTGACGCTGATGCGGTACAGGCCGCTATCGCTCAACGCCGACAGGGAATAGTTGCGGCGTACTTCCTCGCCATCGAGCACCAGTTTCATGCCGATGTACTGGCCGGGGGCAGCCTCGAGGATCGGGCCGTTGTCCACCGGGGCGAAGTAGAACGAGGTAATTTCGTCGCTCTCCTCCACGCGCTTGACCAGCAGGAACGGCCGCGCACCGCGCCAGCCGCCGGGCGCCTGGGCTTTTTCGTCGTAGATAGCCGCTTCGGCACCGATCAGGATATCCGCCAACTGACCGTACGCCGCGCCCCAGGCACTCATCACCTCTGGGGTGGCAATCTCGCTGCCCAGCACTTCGGAAATTGCGCGCAGCAGGCAGGCCCCGACGATGGGGTAGTGTTCCGGCAGGATCTGCAAGGCCACATGCTTGTTGATGATCTTGGCCACCAGGTCGCCCAACTGGTCCAACTGGTCGATGTGCCGCGCATACATCAGCACGCCATTGGCCAAGGCACGGGGCTGGTCGCCGCTGGCCTGGTGGGCCTGGTTGAACAGTGGGCGAACTTGCGGGTACTCGGCCAGCATCATGCGGTAGAAATGGGTGATCAACGCTTCGCCGCCGCTTTCCAGCAACGGCACAGTGGATTTGATGATGGCACGGTCTTGGGCACTCAGCATGGGAGACTCCTGGGTCTTTTAACGAATTGCTCTTAGCTACTCAGTAATCGTGCCAACTCATAAAAGCCTATTTTTCAACGACTTAAAGATTGTGTAGTCAGAATAACCTCCTACACATTATAGTCATAAGGACTACAAGGAGTCATTATGACTGCGCAATCGCTGCTCACCACGCTGCTGCCCCTGGTCGCTGACTTGTCGCGGGAACTGCCTGAAGGCGAGCGCTATCGACGCCTGCTGCAAGCCATGCGCGCCCTGCTGCCATGTGATGCCGCCGCGTTGCTGCGCCTGGAGGGCGAGTGGCTGGTGCCGCTGGCCGTGGACGGCTTGAGCGCCGACACCCTGGGCCGACGCTTCAAGATCAGCGAGCACCCGCGATTCGAAGTGCTGCTGAGCAGCCCCGGCCCCACCCGCTTTGACAGCGACAGCGACTTGCCCGACCCCTATGACGGCCTGGTCGATGGCCTGCACGGGCACCTGGAAGTTCACGATTGCATGGGTTGTCCGCTGTTTATCGACGACCAACCGTGGGGCCTGCTGACCCTGGACGCCCTCGACACCGAACGCTTTGAGCGGGTCGAACTCGATGCCCTGCAAGCCTTTGCCAGCCTCGCCGCGGCCACGGTCAACGTCGCCGAGCGCATTGAACGCCTGGCGTTGCGCGCCGAAGACGAGCACCAGCGTGCCGAAATCTATCGCCAGGCCAGCGGTCAGCAGCACACGGAGATGATCGGCCAGAGCAAGGCGCACAAGCACTTGGTCGAGGAAATCAAACTGGTGGGCGGCAGTGACCTGACCGTGCTGATTACCGGCGAAACCGGCGTCGGCAAGGAGTTGGTTGCCCAGGCGATCCACGCCGCGTCCTCGCGAGCCGACAAACCCATGATCAGCCTCAACTGCGCCGCGCTGCCCGAAACCCTGGTGGAAAGCGAGCTGTTCGGCCATGTGCGCGGCGCCTTCACCGGTGCGCTGAATGAGCGCCGGGGCAAGTTCGAACTGGCCAATGGCGGTACGTTATTTCTGGACGAGGTGGGCGAGTTGTCGCTGACCGTGCAGGCCAAACTGCTGCGGGTGCTGCAAAGCGGCCAGTTGCAGCGCCTGGGGTCGGACAAGGAGCATCAGGTGAATGTGCGCCTGATTGCCGCCACCAATCGCGACCTGGCCGAAGAAGTCCGTAATGGCCGCTACCGCGCCGACTTCTACCACCGCTTGAGCGTCTACCCCCTGCGGGTGCCAGCGTTGCGTGAACGTGGGCGCGATGTGCTGCTGCTGGCCGGCTTTTTTCTGGAACAGAACCGCTCACGCATGGGCCTGGGCAGTCTGCGCCTGACGGGCGATGCCCAGGCGGCGCTGCTGGCCTACGACTGGCCGGGCAATGTACGCGAGCTCGAACATTTGATCGGACGCAGCGCGCTCAAAGCCCTGGGCCATCGCCGCGAGCGGCCGAAGATCCTCAGCCTGAGCGCTGTGGATCTGGACCTGCCTGCTGTCAGCGCAACCCCCGTCCAAGCACCGGTTGCTGCCATTACCGAAGTCACCGGCGACCTGCGCCAGGCCACCGAGCACTACCAGCGCCAGATCATCAGCGCCTGCCTTGCGCGCCATCAACACAACTGGGCCAGTGCCGCCCGCGAATTGGGCCTGGACCGCGCCAACCTGGGCCGAATGGCCAAGCGCCTTGGAATGAAATAACCAGGGTCAACTCAATCAATGTGGGAGGGGGCTTGCCCCCGATAGCAGTGTGTCAGCCAGCACATTGGCAACTGACCCACCGCCATCGGGGGCAAGCCCTCTCCCACATTTAGACTGTCTTGGCCTTGAAGACCGGGCTCACACCCTTAGGCTTACGGAACACCAGCACATTGCCCAGCATCACCAGCACCAACCCCGCCAGCGCCGGGGCCGTCCACTGATAACCTTCGGCAAATGCCGACACGTTCAGCGCCACCACCGGAAACAACACGGTGCAGTACGCCGCCCGCTCCGGCCCCATGCGGCCCACCAGCGTCAGGTAGGCGGTAAAGCCAATCACCGAGCCTGGTATCACCAGGTATCCCAGGGCGCCAAGGTAACGTGCGCTCCAGTCCATCTCGAACGGTATACCGCGCACGGCGCAATAGGCCGCCAGCATCGCTGCGCCATAGGCCATGCCCCAGGCGTTGGTGGTCAGGGGCCGCAGCCCGGCTTTCTGCTGCAGGCTGGACAGCATATTGCCCGCCGAAAAACACATCGTGCCCAGCAACGCCAAGCCCAGGCCGAGCAGGGTCTGCGGGCTGGCGGCGTGCCCCGCCAACTCGGGCCAGAACAGCAAGCCCAGGCCGAGCAAGCCAAGGCCGCCGCCCATCAACACATTGCGTGCGACCCGCTGGCCGAAAAACACGCGGGCGTTCAGCGCGTTCCACAAGGTTGCCGTGGAAAACACCACCGCCACCAGCCCGCTGGGGATCCACTGGCTGGCGGTGAGAAAACACATGAAGTTGACGCAGAACAGGCACAGGCCCTGGGCCAGGCAAATCAGGTGCCCGCGCCGGTTCATCACTTGCAGTCGGCGGCTGAGCAGCAGCAACACGAACAGCACCAGGGCCGCCAGGGCGAAGCGATAGACGATCGACACGGGAATCGCCACCACGCCCAGCTGCCATTTGAGTGCGATCCAGGTGGTGCCCCAGATCAGCACGGTGAGTAGATACAGGAAAAGGTTCATAACAGGCTCCGGTGATAGAGCCACAGTGTCGCCCTCATCGCGTGCGGATCTCTTGCACATTCTTGCGCTTTTGTCGGGGCCGGGGATCACAGCGCCATGACGGCAGAGTAGGATGCAAAACGTCGGAGAACACACCATGCCTGAGCTCGAATCCCTGCAAGTCTTTCAAGCCCTCAACCGCTCGCCCAACGCACGGCTGGAAGCCTGCGCCGAGCTCGGTGACGGTTTGTCCGCGGCGCTGTGGAGCAACCACCACGATGCCCAGGATTATCAGGCGCCCAGCCATCACACCTTGTCGTGCTACATCGGCGGCGGCACCGGCACCTTTCGCCGTGACCAGCCGGGCACCAAGGGCGGTCCCGACAAGCTGTGCATCCTGCCGGCCGAGCATCAATCCGCCTGGGTGATCAATGGAGAGATTCGCCTGGCCCATGTGTATTTCAGCCCCGAACAATTCGCCCTCGGCTGCATCACCCTGCTCGACCGCGAACCCCGTGAACTGCAACTGCGCGAAAGCACCTTCCTTGAAGACGCCAGCCAGGCCGCACGCTTTCACCAGTTGATCGCCCTCAACTGGCAAGAACCCGGCGAGCGCCTGCTGACCAGCAGCCTGGCCCATGAAATGCTCAGCCATACCCTGCTCAGCCAGGTCGGCGCCCGCGAGGGGCTGCGCGTCAAAGGTGGGTTGGCCGCGCACCAGCGGCGGCGGTTGGTGGAGTACATCGAGCATCACCTGCAGGACGCCATCAGCCTCGGCCAACTCGCCGATCTGTGCGCCCTGTCGGAGTACCATTTCGCGCGCATGTTCCGGCAAAGCTTCGGCCTGCCGCCGCACCAGTACCTGCTGACGCGCCGGCTGGCCCGTGCGCAGAGCTTGTTGCGCAGCAGCGCCCTGGCCATAGGCGAGATAGCCTGCAGGTGCGGTTTTTCCAGCGCCAGTCATTTCAACCAGCGCTTTCGCCAGGCCATGGGGGCCGCGCCTGGGGATTATCGCCAGGCGTTTGGCCGCTAGCCCATCAGGCCCAGGGTCTTGGCCTTGGCCACGGCCTGGGTGCGCCGCTCCACCCCCAGTTTGCTGTGGATACGCCGCGCGTGGGTCTTGACGGTGTGCAGCGAGATATACAGACGGTCGGCAATTTCCAGGTTGGAATTGCCCAGGGCGATCAACTGCAGCACTTCCAATTCGCGCTGGCTCAGCGGGTTTTCCGTGACGCAGGCTGGCGAGGCTTGCGGTTCGAGCCCCAACTCGCTCAATAGCCCCGGCGCACGTAAACGCAACTCGCGAACCGCCTGCTGCACCTGGCAACGCCCCGCCAATTCCAGCCCGGCTTGCAGCGCCAGTCGCGCCTGGGCCGGGTCGCCCAGCCGCCAGCTCACCTCCCCCAGCACCAGCTGCAGCTCGGTTTCAAGGCACAGCATGCCGCGTTGCCGGGTGTTGTCGAGCAAGGCGCTGAGCCGTTCCAGCGGGCGTTCAGCGCAGCCCAGCCTGACCTCGGCCAACACCAGCAGGTACTCAAGACGCGGGATCAATTCCAGGGTGGCCGGCGGTGCCTGCTTGGCGCAGGGCCCTTGAAAGTGACGCAGCACGCGGCGCATCGCTTGCACGGTCAATTCGGCGCGCCCTTGCTGCAACCAGAAATGCCCGCTGATCAGCAAAAGAACCGCGCGGTACACCACGACGGGCACGTGGCGCTGCTGCATCAGCCGTTCGGCGTCGCGCAGTTGGATAAACGCCTGGGCGTAGTCACCGCGATTGGCCGCCAGCAACGCCAGCCCGAGAAACCCGTAAAGCACACGCTTGTCCTGGCTGTGCAGACAGATGTCCAAACCGGACTCGAAACACTCGTTCGCCAATGCGTCCTGCCCCTGGCGCAATGCCAGATGCCCGCGCCGCAGGGCGATCCGCCCCATCAGTGGCCCGGCCTGCAAGCGCTGCCCGACCAGCATCGCCTGCACGCTTTCCAACAGGCTTTGCGCCCGATAAGGCGCGCCGCGCTGTTCCAGCAGCTGGGCGTGATCCAGCTCAAGCAAGGCCTCCAATACCAGCGAGCCGTGGGCGCGGGCCAGACACAGCGCTTCACGGTTCAGGCCTTGAGCAACGTCCAGTTCACCGCGCAGCATGGCTTGCTGGGTCAGGCCCGACAGGCACATCAGGCGCGATGTCCAGGCGCTCTCGGGCAAGGCTTGCAGCGCCTCAAGAAAATGCGCCCGGGAATGCTCGGCATCGCCGCTCAAGTGCAGCAACCAGCCCACTTGCGCCTGCCAGCGCGCCACCAGATGGCGCTGCGCAGTTGCCGTCGGTCGCGGCGCGAAGCGGGACAACTGGTCGATGCACAACGCCGCCTGCTCAAACCGCCCGGCAAACAGCAGTGCGGCCGTGACCAGGCCTACCAATTGCGCCGAGCCGAGCATCAGTTCATCGCCATGCTGCTCATGCAGGCGCAACAGCAGCAAGGCATTCTGCCCGCGGAACAAGTCTTCGAAACTGAAGTGCTGCAGCAGGCTCACCGCCCCTTCATATTCCTGCGCCAGCAACGCCTGCTCGAAGGCGGCCTGCCAGTCCTGCTCGGCGCTGAACCACTGGCAGGCGCGCCGATGCCAGGCGCGCTTGGCGGCCCAGGGTTCTTCGCGCAGCACGCGCGCCAGGGGCGGGAAGATGTGCAGCCATTCAGTGCTGCCTTCCCAGGGCTGGATGAACGCACCGAGCGCTTGCAGCTCCCGCAGGTACCGTGCGCCGTCTCCAGAGCCGAACAAATGTTCACACAGGCCCGTATTGAAACGCGGCAGATTGGCCAGCACCCGCCAGGCTTCGGCCAGTTCCGCCGGCAAGCTGCTGAACACTTCGTGTTGCAGATAATCAAGTACGGTTTTATCGGGATGGCCGTCGCCGAGCAACGCGATGCGCACGCCGGCGCACCACCCCGCGCTGAACTGCATGACGCTATCGACGCTCTGCCCGGGGCCGAGCAATGCCTGGGCCTCCGTAGCATTGAAGGCCAGTTCAGCGCTGCCACATTCCAACAGTTCGTCGTCAAGCAGCAGTCGCGGCCAATTGCACGCCGGCCGGCGTCGCGCACCCAGCCACCAGGTCAGCGCCGGGCTGCTGGCAGTGAGCAAGCGGTCCAGCAAGGCATCCAGCTCGGGAGCAGGCAAGCGGCAGAAATCGTCCAGGCACAACCACGCCCTGGATTGCCAACGGCCCAGATCGAGCAATAACGTCGCTTCATCCGTATACGCCAGCCCCAGGCTGTGGGCCAGGCGCCGGGAGAAATCCACAGGGCATGCAACCACACCATTGAGCGCCAGCCAGTAAACCTGACACCCAGGCGGCGCCTGCAAGGCGCACTCGGCGAGCAGCGCGCTCTTGCCACTGCCACCCGGCGCGCACAGCAACTTCACCCTTGCCGGTGCTGCGAGCAAAGGTCCGGCAAGACGCGGGCGCAACACATGGTGAGCGGACAGCCGAGGCATGAATCCAGGACGGTCCAGGCAGCGTGTCATGGCGGTCATTGCTGCATCCTGCGTTTTTATTGTTATGCAACCCTAGACCTGTGGTGGACGGTTGTTGAAGAAGTATTCAGCGGGGTGATTAAGGACCATGCACAAAACCCGATGTGTACATCACCCAATGTGGGAGGGGGCTTGCCCCCGATGAGGGAGTGTCAGTCAATGGATGGGTTGACTGATACACCGCCATCGGGGGCAAGCCCCCTCCCACATTGTTTTGCAGCGTTGCTTTGATGATCATTCCCACGCTCCCGCGCGGGAATGTAGCCCGTGACGCTCTGCGTCACCTGTGCGCAGTAACCCGAATTCGCCGCGGTTGGCGAGACGCGGAGCGTCTCAGGAGGCATTCCCAAGCAGAGCGCGGGAACGATCAACTGATACACCGCCATCGGGGGCAAGCCCCCTCCCACATTGATTGCAGTTCACATCCAGAATCAGCGCACGCCTTCGGACCTGAGCGCGGCCGGGGTGTAGTCGGCTGCCTTGGCGGCAAAGCCGAACACAAAGCTGCTCTTCTCCTCGTTCTTCATGCCCAGGGCGATGTAGCGCCCGGCGATCAGGTCGTACAGGGTTTCCACGGTGTAGGCCGGCACCTGGTGGTCGTAGTAGAACTGGGCGTGGCCTTCGGCGACGCGCCACAGTTGGCCGCGACCGTCGTAGTGGTCCACCAGGGCGACCTGCCAGCTGTCTTCGTCGATGTACATATGGCGCTTGGCGTAGATATGCCGCTCGCTCGGCTTGACGGTGCCGACCACTTCCCAGACGCGATGCAGCTCATAGCGGGTGAGGTCCTGGTTGATATGCCCGGCCTTGATGATGTCGTCGTACTTGAGGCTCGGCGAATCGAGCTTGTAGCTGTTGTAGGGGATGTACAGTTCCTTCTTGCCCACCAGTTTCCAGTCATAGCGGTCGGGCGCGCCGGAGAACATGTCAAAGTTGTCGGTGGTGCGCAGGCCGTCGGAGGCGGTGCCCGGCCCGTCATAGGAAACCTGCGGCGCGCGGCGCACGCGGCGCTGGCCGGCGTTGTAGATCCAGGCCAGGCGTGGCTCTTTCACCTGGTCGAGGGTTTCGTGCACCAGCAGCACGTTGCCGGCCAGCCGCGCGGGCGCCGTGACCGATTGCTTGAAGTAGCTCAGTACGTTGGCTGCCTTGGCCTGATCGATATCGGGAATGGCCTGGGGCACCGCCACTTCCTCTTCGAAGCGGATCGGCGTGTAGCTGCCGTTGGTCTGCGGCGTGGCCTGGGTGATGATGCGGCGCAGGTTGCCGCCGTGGTAACGGGTGATGTGATTCCACAGCACTTCCACGCCGTTCTTTGGAATCGGGAACGCGTAGTAACGGTTACCGGTGAAGTTCTCCAGGCCGTTGCCGTCGTTGATCGCCTTGACGTTCAGGGCGCTGCGCTTGATCGACTCGTAGATGTCCGCCGGCAGGTTGACCGTACGGTGGCTCGGATACACCGGGATCTTGTAGGTTTCGGGGTAGCGCTTGAACATCGCCACCTGGCCGTCGGAGAGCTTGTCCTTGTACTTGTCGACGGTGGCGGCGGTGATCACGAACAGCGGTTTTTCACTGGCGAACGGGTCGGCGAGAAAGCCCTTGCTGTCCACCGCGCCGGCGTTTTTCGGGATGCCGCCGGTCCAGGCCGGAATCGAGCCATCGGCGTTGCCGGCCTTTTCCGCGCCCACCGGGGTCAGGGTGGTGCCCAGCTTGGCGGCTTCTTCCGGCGATACCGCGGCCATCACGTGGGCGGCCAACAGGCTCAGGGCCAGCACTGCAATTGTCTTACGCATAGGTTCTTGTCCTTCTTTAAGCCAAATCAGAAGTTCACGCCGAAGCTGAGGGCGAGGAAGTCACGGTCGGTCAGGGTGTTGTAGTCGCCGCCAAAGAAGTCGGTGTAGCTCAGGCTAGCGGTGTAGGTGCTGCGGTAGTCCGCATCCACGCCAACGCTGATGGCCTTGGCGCCTTTGTTGAATACGCCGTTGGGGCCGTAGCCGGCGACGTCGTGGGACCACGACAGGTTGGGCTTGAGATTGACCCCGGCAATCGCGTTGTTGTAATCCAGGATCGCCCGCGCGCGGTAGCCCCAGGAGGTGGAGGTGACGAAACCGTCGGTGTCCCCTTCGAAACCGTAGGCGCCGTACACCGAGTCGCGGCCATAACGCAGCTTGGTTTTGTCTTCCAGGCC
This region of Pseudomonas sp. MUP55 genomic DNA includes:
- the norR gene encoding nitric oxide reductase transcriptional regulator NorR — translated: MTAQSLLTTLLPLVADLSRELPEGERYRRLLQAMRALLPCDAAALLRLEGEWLVPLAVDGLSADTLGRRFKISEHPRFEVLLSSPGPTRFDSDSDLPDPYDGLVDGLHGHLEVHDCMGCPLFIDDQPWGLLTLDALDTERFERVELDALQAFASLAAATVNVAERIERLALRAEDEHQRAEIYRQASGQQHTEMIGQSKAHKHLVEEIKLVGGSDLTVLITGETGVGKELVAQAIHAASSRADKPMISLNCAALPETLVESELFGHVRGAFTGALNERRGKFELANGGTLFLDEVGELSLTVQAKLLRVLQSGQLQRLGSDKEHQVNVRLIAATNRDLAEEVRNGRYRADFYHRLSVYPLRVPALRERGRDVLLLAGFFLEQNRSRMGLGSLRLTGDAQAALLAYDWPGNVRELEHLIGRSALKALGHRRERPKILSLSAVDLDLPAVSATPVQAPVAAITEVTGDLRQATEHYQRQIISACLARHQHNWASAARELGLDRANLGRMAKRLGMK
- the hmpA gene encoding NO-inducible flavohemoprotein, with the protein product MLSAQDRAIIKSTVPLLESGGEALITHFYRMMLAEYPQVRPLFNQAHQASGDQPRALANGVLMYARHIDQLDQLGDLVAKIINKHVALQILPEHYPIVGACLLRAISEVLGSEIATPEVMSAWGAAYGQLADILIGAEAAIYDEKAQAPGGWRGARPFLLVKRVEESDEITSFYFAPVDNGPILEAAPGQYIGMKLVLDGEEVRRNYSLSALSDSGLYRISVKREAGGRVSNYLHDQLQVGASIDLFPPAGEFTLAGSDKPLVLISGGVGITPTLPMLEAALATERPVHFIHCARNGSVHAFRDWVDTLAARHPQLKRFYCYAEDDGVSPAADTVGLLSQEQLAAWLPEQRDIDAYFLGPKGFMAAIKRHLKALGVPEKQSRYEFFGPAAALE
- a CDS encoding DUF1329 domain-containing protein, producing the protein MRKTIAVLALSLLAAHVMAAVSPEEAAKLGTTLTPVGAEKAGNADGSIPAWTGGIPKNAGAVDSKGFLADPFASEKPLFVITAATVDKYKDKLSDGQVAMFKRYPETYKIPVYPSHRTVNLPADIYESIKRSALNVKAINDGNGLENFTGNRYYAFPIPKNGVEVLWNHITRYHGGNLRRIITQATPQTNGSYTPIRFEEEVAVPQAIPDIDQAKAANVLSYFKQSVTAPARLAGNVLLVHETLDQVKEPRLAWIYNAGQRRVRRAPQVSYDGPGTASDGLRTTDNFDMFSGAPDRYDWKLVGKKELYIPYNSYKLDSPSLKYDDIIKAGHINQDLTRYELHRVWEVVGTVKPSERHIYAKRHMYIDEDSWQVALVDHYDGRGQLWRVAEGHAQFYYDHQVPAYTVETLYDLIAGRYIALGMKNEEKSSFVFGFAAKAADYTPAALRSEGVR
- a CDS encoding LuxR C-terminal-related transcriptional regulator, which produces MTAMTRCLDRPGFMPRLSAHHVLRPRLAGPLLAAPARVKLLCAPGGSGKSALLAECALQAPPGCQVYWLALNGVVACPVDFSRRLAHSLGLAYTDEATLLLDLGRWQSRAWLCLDDFCRLPAPELDALLDRLLTASSPALTWWLGARRRPACNWPRLLLDDELLECGSAELAFNATEAQALLGPGQSVDSVMQFSAGWCAGVRIALLGDGHPDKTVLDYLQHEVFSSLPAELAEAWRVLANLPRFNTGLCEHLFGSGDGARYLRELQALGAFIQPWEGSTEWLHIFPPLARVLREEPWAAKRAWHRRACQWFSAEQDWQAAFEQALLAQEYEGAVSLLQHFSFEDLFRGQNALLLLRLHEQHGDELMLGSAQLVGLVTAALLFAGRFEQAALCIDQLSRFAPRPTATAQRHLVARWQAQVGWLLHLSGDAEHSRAHFLEALQALPESAWTSRLMCLSGLTQQAMLRGELDVAQGLNREALCLARAHGSLVLEALLELDHAQLLEQRGAPYRAQSLLESVQAMLVGQRLQAGPLMGRIALRRGHLALRQGQDALANECFESGLDICLHSQDKRVLYGFLGLALLAANRGDYAQAFIQLRDAERLMQQRHVPVVVYRAVLLLISGHFWLQQGRAELTVQAMRRVLRHFQGPCAKQAPPATLELIPRLEYLLVLAEVRLGCAERPLERLSALLDNTRQRGMLCLETELQLVLGEVSWRLGDPAQARLALQAGLELAGRCQVQQAVRELRLRAPGLLSELGLEPQASPACVTENPLSQRELEVLQLIALGNSNLEIADRLYISLHTVKTHARRIHSKLGVERRTQAVAKAKTLGLMG
- a CDS encoding helix-turn-helix domain-containing protein; protein product: MPELESLQVFQALNRSPNARLEACAELGDGLSAALWSNHHDAQDYQAPSHHTLSCYIGGGTGTFRRDQPGTKGGPDKLCILPAEHQSAWVINGEIRLAHVYFSPEQFALGCITLLDREPRELQLRESTFLEDASQAARFHQLIALNWQEPGERLLTSSLAHEMLSHTLLSQVGAREGLRVKGGLAAHQRRRLVEYIEHHLQDAISLGQLADLCALSEYHFARMFRQSFGLPPHQYLLTRRLARAQSLLRSSALAIGEIACRCGFSSASHFNQRFRQAMGAAPGDYRQAFGR
- a CDS encoding disulfide bond formation protein B, which codes for MSDEMRLGRERRFLVLLGIICLALIGGALYMQVVLGEAPCPLCILQRYALLLIALFAFIGAAMRTKGAVTFFEGLVVLSALGGVAAAGHHVYTQFFPQVSCGIDVLQPIVDELPLAKVFPLGFQVDGFCSTPYPPILGLSLAQWALVAFVLTVILVPLCIYRNRHPKA
- a CDS encoding DMT family transporter, with the protein product MNLFLYLLTVLIWGTTWIALKWQLGVVAIPVSIVYRFALAALVLFVLLLLSRRLQVMNRRGHLICLAQGLCLFCVNFMCFLTASQWIPSGLVAVVFSTATLWNALNARVFFGQRVARNVLMGGGLGLLGLGLLFWPELAGHAASPQTLLGLGLALLGTMCFSAGNMLSSLQQKAGLRPLTTNAWGMAYGAAMLAAYCAVRGIPFEMDWSARYLGALGYLVIPGSVIGFTAYLTLVGRMGPERAAYCTVLFPVVALNVSAFAEGYQWTAPALAGLVLVMLGNVLVFRKPKGVSPVFKAKTV